The Porites lutea chromosome 11, jaPorLute2.1, whole genome shotgun sequence genome contains the following window.
GGGTCGACAACAAACAGTCAAGGATAGAAGGAGCATTTTCACAGTGAAGAGACATCAGTGCTGGTTTTCCTCAAGGCTCTCTTCTTTTCCCTCTCCTGTTCAAtaataaatatctttttaaacgaCTTAAACCACTTTGCCTTTAAACACCTCGCTCATACGCCTTAAGCTTGGCCAAAAGAACATAAAGGTCCTTTTATGTTCTCTTGGGCTTGGCAAAAAGCAGATTGTGACAGAAAGAGTCAAACGTCGCTTTGCTTAGATCGACTACGACGATGGCAACCAGGGGCGGATCTCGGGGGAGGGTGcaaggggtgcgcaccccccccccccccccctgagatgacctgcggttttttaatacaactggtattctgccaaaaaaaactatgtggttttttggaagagacgagtgcaccccctcctaaaaaaaatcctggatccgcccctggcaACATTACTTCGTTGGTCAATGCAAGATTAATACGCCAGTCTTCGGTCATCTTCAAATGCACAGAACAGCGTGAGTGCCCTTAATTAAGGAAGTCAGACAAATTCAGGGGTAAGTGTGGTCGAATGTAGTCATATACTGTAATTGGATATAAATAACGTTTTCGTACAATTTAGCCATGGTCGTAAGCACAGAAACAGGTCTATAGTTTTTCTTATCTGTTGCATCATCTGAAGATACGCGAGACTTTACTTCTTTTCAATTCCAGTGGCCGATCGCGTTTctcaataaatttatttatcaACTTAACCACTTCTTCTGCTATTGCCGGAGCAGACAGCGATAGAATTCAAGAGGAAATGCCGTCAACGCCCACTGATTTTCCTGGGTCTAGATCTTTCAAAGTTGTCTGTATTAAGGCTGAGCCGACTGGTTGGAAAGAAGACAGTCTTTCAGGATGCcatttttcagtgattttttgAACACTAGATGTGATGAAAAATCAGACTAAGTATTAAGGGGACCTGGAGGGTGGAAAAAAAAGTCATTAAATACCCCAGGTATTAAGTTCGCATATTTTTGAACTTGATCGTGTTCCACAAGAATGATTGCTTGGCTTTTGTTCCCAGTGTTAGGGAGAAGAGGCCCCATTTTTTTTCCAGGTCGTTATGTCCGAGCGCGGATCCAAACAGGTTTCCACCGCTTTGCAAAAATTGGTCAGattttttagaaataaataattttaataaaaataaaactttccatGTTGAAgtctggccaatatcctgtctgaatgactcagaaatcCAGGATCGGGGACTTAAAGAATTTAATCAAAAAAATTTCTCGAGGGGGAACATGCTCCGGACGGCACCCGTAGAAGCTTGCGCCTTCcgcgctcgtttaggaaatgggtcagtatttatcctagatcctcGCCTGATGTCCATTTTACCTTACGCGGACCTTGAAAAGGGGATAGCCTTCAAGCAAGCTCTCAATAATGGGATCTGGAGCGAGAGAAGTCACTCACGAGATGGGACGCCAGAGCGAGGGGCATAGAAACAAAGGGGAGCTCCCTTTTGCTTGACTTTCCTTCGCCTTTCGCAGCTCGCTGAGTGCTCGCTCGTTCTCTCACCACtagaaatggagagcttgctcgcaggctgaaTCTGGGAGTTGTTCGCTTACGGGTGGTTAAAAATCCAGGCTTCTTCTACAGTTTGGTGTTAGGAGGAGGGGTGTCCCCAGGCATGTTTTGTAGGTTTCCGCTACATGTGAATTACGTCGTTTGACCTAGGTCTAAGCGATTGCACAGGAATTTGCACAATATATTTGACGTTTTGTCCACACGGGACGGCTATTTTTTCTTCTGCATACGAACGTTTTTACTCTGGAGACCGTTATAAGTTATAAATAGTTCCAAGTATTAAGGCACGCAGTAGTCAGATACACGTGCCGCGTGAAATTCCTTGTCAGGACATCGACACAGGGTGCTCCTTATTCCTTCCGAACCTCTCCTTAGCTCGAGGCTtagcagttttctttttcttcttttggctttttgtttgtttgtttgtttgtttgtttgttttttcacagAAATGGGATGATATCTAATTTTCACCGTTCTTGCTTAGAGTTGGCTAGTTTAGAAATCAAGAAATTTCCTGTGTGGTGGTACACCATGGTAAGCGCAAGGATCAAACTGAGGTTTTTAATTGTCCAGTGACAAAATGCAATTCAATTCGATTCCTTATTTTAAACTATGTAGGACATTTGCAGAAGTTatattacaaataaaaaaagaaaaaatgataaaaggtAATCATTAGGCTAAAAAGAAGTAATGTACATGTGTGTGCAGTGTCCAAATTAGCAGAGCTTTCTGGTTGGACACTACCACGTTCAGATAAATGGCGGCAGGGAAAGATAAAAGATCGACAAATTGCATCGGTGTTGGAACACGCCGAGAAGAAGTAAGATAAGGTTTGATTGATCAAAAGATAGTATTTCCATTGTTTGTTAAACCTATATTGTGCTAAATATACAATGCATGCAAACACTGTGAATAACTTTTCCTTTAAGCGTACGTATTACTAGAGATGATACAAAGCGTATCTGAAAGACAGAGAGCTCATTAGTTAAGGGGTGATGTATTTCGGAGTTGCCTGTTAAATTATGGgagatattatttttttcatgatttatcACAGAAATGTATGTCTGAAAAATGAGTGCACGAGTTTTCATCTTGCACGGTGGCTCCGACATTAAGCAGTTAAGAGAGGTTTCATACTCCGAATAGGGGTGTGTGTATTTTATCTCTTGAAACCACGAATGATTCAGATAAACCTGATAAAACAAAAGCGTCACATACTTCTCGCTGGATctgtttattattttctaaaaaagttGGCACGATTTATACTCAGCTAGCTACAGTAGAATCTCGATTTAACGAACTTCTATAAAAGGAAGTCCTCGATAAAACGAACGATTTTCTCTACCCCAATAATCGTAAAATACGTGAAAAacaacctcgatataacgaaacctcgttgtagcgaacaaattttgtcatttcCTTGGCGcgtcgttaaatcgaggttccattgTATGAGTTATCAGATCAGTTGAACAGGCTAATCAAAGATCCTCAAAATTTATCTGGTATTTTATACATTAATTGTTAACATATTTGAAAGGAGTATTAAAGGATTTGATGGAATTTAGCAAATTAACTACTTGCAAGATTAGTGATATGGGTAAATTAGCGAAAACAAACCCCCAAACATCGTTTTAGAATAAACCGCAAGGTGTTGCCTGATCCATGCACTGACACACAAATTATACATTCTTCTCACATGACCTCAGTTTTATGTTTCTTGAAGTAGGTTTACCTTCGCTAAAATTGAGGATTACAACTTAGATAAAATTACAAACGAAAGGGAATTTTTTGAACTTTTCatataaatgttttttctggTATGTTACCATTAAATTAAACTCCACGGAAGAGCTTAATGCTGTGCATCCTTGCCTTGCCGCTGTCAAATAAAGACGGgatttttcaaagcaaaaaatgaTAGTAGAACTATTACTTTTGGAGAAATCGACGTGAGAAACTATTAGGCCACTAGTTCTTCAAACAAACATTATAATTTTCCAATCGATGTCCGTGACCTTCTCATTGCGTTCAAATTGTGATATGTTCGGTtaactgaaaatacattttcgACAAGTTTGGCTCATTTCTGCCAATTATACCTAAAAACATTCTTAATATTTATACTCCTAAGAATATatatttgtatttaaaaagatcGGCGGGGAAAAGAAGACCGACAAGTAGATCTGCTTGTATCATGTTTTATTCGCCTTTCTcattaaaacttgaataattattttggtgTTTAAAAATCGCTTTTCAAAGTACTTCAAGTTCTTTAATATTAATTGTTGCCAGTTTCTCACTCGAAACTAATAAACGTTTTTGAAGCTTTCTTGAAGCCGTAAAAGAAAGCAAGATTTGAAAAGacagggaccgcgcagcaagttttcgagtgggggggctaaagaagaatgcgtgaaggaaaatttttgGGGGGGGCATGCGTGTGGATTTCTATTTAATTTCTCTAAAGTGGCGGAGAATGCGAATAACGATAgaactattgatttttttccacgtcttcagtgatgttgctatcggggctgaaaattcaccatcactcaattgaaatatcatagattgttgttatactactgatatcaacctttaattactataaataaaccagaaatccaacgattttgcttgagctgccttgaactcaaggctgtataattactgagcaattattgcacgaggctgagtatgatatgaagagttatgcagatcgagggagttatccgccaaagccgaaggcttgagcccggtggataacaccctccgagatctgtatatcttcatatcatacgaaagctgagttcaataattgtttaattattcattcaaaatatttacacggcaaaacaaaacggtaactgaaaataatttattgaatGATATTAAAGTTACTGTACATCATTTACTCGAAAAGTGCCAAAATTACGCTTTCTGTTTGTGTTGCGGTCGGTAAATTCGTTATGTCAGTGGTGGAAAGCCTGTCCGTTCTTTCTTTGTGtatgttttaaactgtcaggTTACTAAATCGTTCCTGGTTCATTCTTGAACGGAGCCATTTTTTTAGCCTCCGGGCAGTCGAAAAGGATCTTTCACCGGCTGCACTTGTTGCTGGATTTACGAGAATCAGCTCAAAGTATATTCGCCTGTAATAGTCTTGTGCGGTCAGAGGATATGTTGGCTCTCCAGTGCCAATTTCAATTCTTCTTGGCGCGCGAGTTCTCCTTGGTAGCAGCGGTCCACTCATGGAGGGATAGCTTTTACTTTTCAGTAAAACTCCATCATAAAATGATCATTTAAAAGACGTTATCCTCTGCTACGttagaagcgaaaaaatattttacaattgtaacgactaatgcttcattctgtctatttatctgCGTGTTTGTCTTTGTCAGTAactctggtcactttcgaattaacgattttttgctatttttcactccgttacttttgttaaattattttttgtttaatttatttttattcttgcaaaaaagtgggggggctaaagcccccccagcccctccctctgcgcggtccctgaAAGAAGATGTAGTTATCATGAAGTGCGTATGAGCGTTGAATAGAGGGAAGCTATGTAATTAAAGCTTTAAAGAAACAAAGCCGCCCAACGATTATTTGACACAGGGCATACAAACTTAATCACAATAGAACACGCTATGAAAATGCAAATTGAGGGCGTTTTTCGCGCGTGAAACTATAGCGACTTGTGGGCGTCTTGCAACAAATTGGACCCAAATTTGCATGTTTATGATACTGTGATGCTTTTCGATCAAGATACACTTAAAAGTAAAAACGAGTTCTTGAGGGCTTAGCTTTTGTTTTGGGCAAGAGGGCCATCATACTGACAGAACGGAGGTTCTAGCTGGGAGGAAGTCAAATATTACTATGTCAACTTTAATCAACTCAATGCTATACTTAGTTTATTGAAAGGTCTATTTCTGTTAGAAGTAATACCTTgtggtcttttttgttttaatctgcTTCAAACTGACAATGAATAATCCAGAATGTTGTACGTTAACTATAAACAGTTTACAATTCTGAAAAAACGTAGACTGAAGTACACAAACTGCtaaaaatttaaactaaaattCATTCGAATCTATCAATAAAGGCACGCAAATTTTCTTGTCATATTATAACTAATTTCAGTTTATATgcctgttaatttttttttctctctcgaAACAAATTTCAAGGTTTGTTTGAGGAGTCGAACTAAGCAATTCTCTTCTCACCttattgcaaaaaaagaaaggagtCTTTTTCTAAGTTGTTTTATAGCGTTACAGATTGTAATTATGGTCATAAATTTATCTGCGGCTTCGTAGAGCGGAAAAATTCTCACTGATATGACCTTATGAATGGGTAATATATTCCATTTTGCTTCaacagttatttttgttgaCGAAGGGTGGTCTCATTAAACCGCAACTCGGCAATGGTTGTGTACGTGCATGTAGTCATTAACTGTGTATCGAGTTTTTACTCGCGCTACGCGAGTGCGTGTTGAACGTTTTCAGTCTGAAAATTACTCGAGCTAGTTGTAGCGGGATTGTTCGGTGGACTATTTACAGAACACCTGGTGTTACCATTGATAGCTATCTTTTTGTGCCTATGGGCAAGTAGCTGGCATAGATACTGTTTATGCAAATAAACAAGTGCACTATGATTCTGCTGGTGAATTATTGTATTGTCTCTGTGATTCTAAAGGAAAACTTTCTTCCTCCTCATCCGAGAGTAGTACATCTCGCAGCTGTTCTTGACGATCGTCATGATGAGGGTGAATTTTCCCACAACAAAGATGACATGCGACGAAGAGAACAAGCGCCACGCATacataaataaacaaatgcCAGCCGAAAGCAATCGACAAAAATTCTACATTGCGAGGACTATTCTCCCATGCGTTCGGTCCGTAGAGAACGAAGGCGATCTGGAAGAACCAACTGCCTTGGACTCCTGTTAAAATAGCCCGTATTAAGCTAAAAAGTAATTGATGTCGCCTTAAAAATGACTCCACTAAAACTACTGAAGCagttatgaaaattaaaatgtaaAGAATGATGTGCAAACGCATACTGATTTTTGAATGTCCTTGAAgatggaaataaaacaagaaaccCTCGATCCAAAAGCATGTAGACAGGATAATGTAATCGATCCTTGGTGGTAAAGGCGTTTTACCATGCCATAGGACAAGATCTATTATACCAGAAAGACTAAAGAAACAGTACATAACTGTGTGACTATGATTATTAATATGTTCGTCAACGAATTCTCCGTTCTCGTCGATCAAGATCCACGAGCCGTCAAGAAACAGTTCTCCAACAACGCCCACGATGCCCGACAGGACTTTGATGATAGGTTCTACCGGGATTCTAGACAAACATCGCCCAGGACAGGGGTACCACACGGACGATTCTGATTTCAATCGAACATATGAAGAACCGGGCGACCGAAGCAATCCGCGCCTGGACGACAGAGTTTTTGAATTGTTGCGGGCTTGAAGAAGCGGGCCCATGAACCACCAGATCGATAATAACAAAAGCATAGCTCCAGGAACCGCGTGACCAAGAAAATCTCCCATTATTTTCTCAACACCAGTACAGTTCCGGACAGTCTTGTCTAACAAGCTCCGTTCGGGTGGAGGGACAAAAGAACTACAGGCCACGGTTACTCTCACAGCTCACCACCATTAATATCACTTTTTTTCTGAGAATCATCCGATCGTTCCTATTTAAATGCCCTTTTACCGACCAATGTTCCACTTTCTCCAGACACACGCGATAGAATAATCGCAGGTTCTTCACTACCGCACAGATAAATTCCACAGTATCTTacatttgattggctctcaTTAAGTGGAGCTGCCAATCCCATTTGGCAGGGTCCTTtgacattatttttaaataatgtcAAAACTTCCGCTAGAGAAACTGTTACGCCGTGAAAGAAGATTGTGTTAAACTTTTTGGTGACAAAACAAGAAGTTATAAAAATTACGGCTCCGAGTACTTGTCGAATGATAAAATTTACTGACATACAGAGTGCATCCGTTCGAGGATCTGATAGCATTTGTTAAAATGAGAAACTTGACCTGATCATATGATGTATCGCCTAACTTTTAAGCAGATACCGTCACGTTCCGAAAGTAACGACCCCCGAAAGTAATGACTCTGATGACTCTTTGAAAGTAAGGATGAAATTTCACAAGTGTTAGCAAATCGCGAAAGTAGCGACCCTGGGTCCAAAAACCTGAAAAACAGGACTCTCCGTTTAAGTAATTTccctttttgcaaaaaataatggaaatcaGGATAGATAAAACAAGCTATCCCAAAATGACCCAAGGTTTATTTTTAACGATGATAATGACCTTTGACATCCAAATTCGAAAGGCAAAACAATTCCAAGAAAACCCTCAAagttaaatacttttttttttcagccagtAAGTACTGTTACCAAATCAACAACAGTACACGAAACTATAGGTGTGGATTTTGCTACCTGACTTGGAAGAGCACATGCACGACCGGCATGCTTTAGGTGCCCGCGAAAGAGGCGACCCTCCGTAGGTAGCGATAGAAAAAGACTGTTGATCAGAAAGTAAGTCCGAGGATCGTTAGTTCCAAAACTTATAAACGATAGCCTTTGACCTATAGTCAATGACCTGTCATCTTCCAAGTAGTAATAACTGAGTCACGGGATAGTCAGTGACAAGTAAGGTAGCGACTAGCTTTCGCTTGTCTCTGCTAGCGCTTGACCATTGTTAGGTAAATTTTAAAATGGTCGTCTACACGAAGATTTTAAGTAACATAAGACTTGAAGACTCAAGAGTGTACACCGTTGCCTGTTGTctggttttgtcttttttccttctttttgacTTTAAACACTTGGACTCTAGACCTTTAGTCTGAGGCACGTGATATCGCGTGATTCGGTGGTCACTCTTCCAAGTTTAGGGCTCTTTTATGAAACTTTCAAAAACCTTTCGCCTTGATGGTTTAGGTTTACTTTTGACTTTAGATAAATACCCGGGAGCACTCAACAAAGTTTGATTGGGGGAGGATCCACCCTGAGgtttacccttttatataatgcaaaattaaggtaaaaaaaacactgcaaaaaccTTGTACGATCTATCTTGCtcaactcactcactcacttggTCGCCCGAAGGCGGGCAACCACTAGATCTTTCCTCTTATCAGCCATCAGTGCATCAATCTCACTTGCTTCAAATGCCCCAGTATCCCTCTTAAGAGTGTCAATATAGGTAGTATTCGGTCTTCCTCTCCCGCGATGGCCATGTATGGGCTCCCAAAGGACTAATTTCTGGGTACTTAGCTCTGGATGGCGATAACAGTGTCCCGCAAGTTGTAGCCTACGAGAGGCGATTTTGTTGCTGACTGCTGGTAGATCTCCGTACAGTTGTTGGTTTGGTATGTGGCTGCTCCAGTGGATGTTTAAAGCTTTTCGCAGCATCCTAGTGTATGTTCCATCCAACGACTTTTCTTGTGCTTTTGACAGAGCCCAGCTCTCGCACCCATAAAGTAGGATTGATTCGATGGTGGCTATGAAGAATCTGATTTTCAAATCTTTACTCGTATTGGACTTCCATATTTTCGTCATACCATTCAAAGCTCTCCAAGCCTGCGCTTTCCTTATGCTGATGTCTTTTTCTGAGTTATCAACCCATGACCCTAAATATTTGAAGTCATCCTTCCATTCCAGATAAGTGCCATCAAATGTATGTAAAGGTGTTGGATCATCAATGTTATAAGcaactgattttgttttcttagcatTCAGTACAAGGCCAACTTTCTTGCACTCTTTTTCAACTGTTAGCAGTAATTCCTGAGCTTGAGCTATTTCATCCGACAGTAGTGCTATGTCATCTGTGTCTTCTTGATCTTCGAGGGGTGATGGTAAATcccaactcttcttctttcccaGCCATAGCTTTTCTCATAGCTTTTCTCATAGCATTTTCTCCtgctcaacgtcggatccaaaaagattgtgatcagtcaaaatatatcaaattgaaaacgttacagtcatgaagacttttgcagggactgatcaaacaacgtgaaatagagtttagttgtgatatttcgactggccaataccagtcttcatcagttttattgagatatcactaattttcagaaatatatatgaagtaaaataatgacctgaaattacatataatatgacgtggtatgAGGTGGCTTctaaaaagacaagataacaaaaaataaaagatatactatatatagttacagttcatcacgtttattAATGCCCAGAGGCTCAGTTGTCTTAATTCTGTGGATAAGGTGGGCTTCGCgtgctttcctgaaagaatcacgcccatttttaagtttttcaataggAATCAAAAGCATACGATTGTCGGAATGATTGCTGGTtagaaagtgttctgaaactgcaGTATGGACGTAATTACAAGCAGGGTTGAATATAGGTCGtctgtgttcattaaaacggTCTTTGAGGTGACGTTTAGTTTCTCGAATATATTGTAGATTACACAGGTGACATTGAATCAAGAAGATAACATTAAAAGTTTCACAAGTGATACGAGATTTGATGTGGTGGGTCTCACCGGTAGAAGGAAAAGTGTATTGATTACGGCCATGTTCAATATAGGGACAGGTGGTGCAATTCCTGTTGTTGCACCGAAAGGAACCGGGGGTGGCTCGGGAGTTACTGGTATCGGTACTGTTAGTTAACTGGGCTCTAAGGATGTCGCTAATATTTTTACAACGGCGATAAGCTACTAACGTAAGGTTTTTAAAAACCGTGATTTCAACAACGATCTGATGAGTACAGCACGTTAAAATGCTTGTGAATGATAAGCGCAGTTTGCAAGGTCAGGTAATGCTGGATTATAAGTAATGACGGAAGGGGTGGTTACTGGGTGGTTTCATCAGATCGTtgtagaaatgtttttaattcgtcCTCTAGTCTCTGTCCCTTACTGCGCATGCTGGCTTGACGGGACGAGGCCGCTGGTCAAGGGGAACGAAGACGCTGGCTACGAGGGTGGTCACGAGCTCAGATATTAGTTAATGCGCATGCTCCCATCAAAGATGGTACCGTTTTCAGTTAATTTTCGCGTGAACGGGCAAAACCGACTCAAAAAAGCAACGCGTGGACGCGGATTTGATTGTAACGGGGGAAAGCTCTCCGTTTATAAACAAAAACAGATACGTATGGACGTGGCCATGGTTGTTCCCTTCCCGCAAATAATCAAAACCATGCACCAATAAATTAATGCAGAAAAAGGAGAATACAACTTCCGTATGCTTTGAAATGCGTTTAATCATTTACCTGTACGGTATAATATTAAAGGTCGGCTTTTAAGATAGTGCAATGATAACTATTATAACgataatttatattttaacattggaagaaaaagaagcatataaccctgaagcgtataactctgtTGGAGAACCAATCACAATTTACTTCCTAATAAGGAATTACTGATACGCGAGACTGTCGCATGAGTGCTTAGGAAAATCTTGTATCGCGATGTAAACGAAGCGCTACAAAGGGAAATTACAGTCATAATCGCAGTCATATGCTTCTGAAAGAATTGACACTACATGTAAGCAACATGTACTGCAATGAAATTTTTTGGGTTCTTGCACCGCCCTTTCGCCTCCATTTTCAGTCGGCCtgaaattattataattacatGCATTATTCTAGAAAATCTTCGTAAATTATCATCAATAGGACCCCACGAAACAGAGCCTCCTTTTATCTTATTCTCGATCGACTGCGCTAAAACCGAGCAagtgaaattaaagaaaagctCTGCTAGCAGGTTGCTTCTCTAGCAGCTCAGATGGCCAAACACTGGCTACTGAAAACCGATACTGGTCAATGTTGGCATGTTATTAAAACCCAAGTAACTTagcttaaatttgttttcataaaaatgTCTTTGAATCTCTCTTAAAAACTTGAACAGTtctttgtaataataattttcacgCACTTTTTTGATACAGATTGTACCTCATTAACGGTGTCTTGTGACAACATCTGATTTTGTTTGCAGTTACATGCAATTTAACTTAGATAACCTCCTTTCTTAATTGTCATCACATTGCTTTGGGTGCCTAGACAATTTGGCCGGATGGATCAACCAAAAATTGCCAGCCGTGAAAGCGGTGTTATGTCCAGGGAATGGCTCTTAACAACAGCACCCCGGAAGTCATAACTAACCACTATCCAGAAAATATGGACCTGTAAATCTGTGTATGTTTTTGGAGGCACTGTAACAAATTAATAGCATAACTGCAGCAGGAAGGAATAGCGAGGAAAATTTGTGTAATTATTCTAAACTTCACGTTTTCACTGTGAAATCACTGTCCCCACTTCGAGATTAGGTTATCATAACAGTGACTCATAATACTATGACAgttaaaatattatttgcaTCCCTTGAAAAAATGTCCTCGACTCTATGATTTGattgttttcttcaaaattcTCGAATCAAAACAAATAGCTGTTCACAtagaaatgaaacaaacaaaaacaaaataaaatagaaagTAGCTGCAGCAGCTTGATGACCACGGTTGACTCCTCTTTTTACCCAAAGAGTTTTATGAAGCATGGATGGCAATAAGGTTTATCATTCTGTTCTTTGAAGGTGCCTTTGTTAAGTTGCTTAAGGCAGAATGCGCACACAAAGTGCTCAGGGTGAAATTTACGATGCATGGCTGTAATGCATCGGCCAGTGATGGGTTTTTGACAACTGTAGCACAGAGTGCCACGTCGAGAATGGTAGTGCATCTCACAGTACGGCCGACCATCATGCTCAAAGAAACTTCCTCCAGGAAAAGCTTGATGACATTCCTGCAAAGGAGGAGAAGACCAAAGATTAACTTCGAATAATTTTCCAGCTGAATTTTCTGCGTCATAATGCGGTTAAGGTCTCACAGTCTCACTTTCTGCACTAAAGAAGACATACATACATGGAGAATGCTTGTTTTCATTTTAGCCATCgccacaaacaaaaaaatacccCCGCGATTTCCCAATAGGAGTCAAACTATGACTTTAAGACTGGAAAATCGAAAGGTGGCATATTGACGATGATATAAATGAGATGGTGTAGTTTCTAATCACCGTAAGTGAAAACATGTACTTAAATAATGTTGCATAAGTGCCTTTACCCacacacaaaatgctcctgtagctGAGTTATGACGGAGATATCAAACAATTTTAACCAGGGATCACTAACCATCATAATTTTCTGGTGattcttaaaacaaattgaTTTTGAATCCTTGCCATCTGTTGCAACATATGAGAGGAAACAGCGCCAGTGTCCAAATGTACATATAGTCTTTAACAACAAAATGGgcccattatttttggaattcaatggATGCAAATCACATTTTAGCCTCTTGCAATGATAGCTGCAAATAGCCAGCCTGACATAGTCCCTTCAACACTGATGAGGTGACGTAAAAATTGCTGGTAAAGTGCAAAGCGGCAAGTATCATTATAACTCACCGCGCACACAAAGCATTCTGAGTGCCAGTGTGCACTAAGAGCAGAGATGTA
Protein-coding sequences here:
- the LOC140952462 gene encoding transmembrane protein 45B-like, producing MGDFLGHAVPGAMLLLLSIWWFMGPLLQARNNSKTLSSRRGLLRSPGSSYVRLKSESSVWYPCPGRCLSRIPVEPIIKVLSGIVGVVGELFLDGSWILIDENGEFVDEHINNHSHTVMYCFFSLSGIIDLVLWHGKTPLPPRIDYIILSTCFWIEGFLFYFHLQGHSKISMRLHIILYILIFITASVVLVESFLRRHQLLFSLIRAILTGVQGSWFFQIAFVLYGPNAWENSPRNVEFLSIAFGWHLFIYVCVALVLFVACHLCCGKIHPHHDDRQEQLRDVLLSDEEEESFPLESQRQYNNSPAES